Below is a window of Candidatus Tumulicola sp. DNA.
ATCAAAAGGAAGGCGGCAAGTTCCCGGACCCGATCATGGCGCTCACGCACGCCTACAAAGATCCGCTCAAACCGGAACTCGACGAGATCGCGCGCGAGATCAACGGCAAGGACCTGACCACCGGCAAGCAGATGGCGACGTTCGCCAAGTTGATGGACGATGGCACGACGACCGCCGGCGACTGGATATACGTCGGCAGTTACACCGACAAGGGCAACATGATGAAGCGCCGCAAAGGCGTACAGGACCCCGCTAAGAACGACCCGACCGGCATGGGCTTCTACGGCGAGTGGGCGTGGAGCTGGCCGCTCAACCGGCGCGTGCTCTACAACCGCGCGTCGGCCGATATGGCCGGCAAGCCGTGGGATCCCAAGCGTCCGGGCATCAAGTGGAACGGCGCCAAATGGGTCGGTGACGTGCCCGACTACCCGCCGAAGATGGACCCGGCGGACCCCAAGGCGTGGCTGCCCTTCATCATGACCGGCGAAGGCACCGGCCGGCTTTTCTCGGGCAGCTCGCTGCTCGACGGGCCGTTCCCCGAGCACTACGAGCCGATGGAATCGCCCGTGCTCAACCCGCTGCATCAAAAGCAGTCGGAATCGCCGGTCGCGTTCATCTATAAAGGCACGAAGAAGAGCTTCGGCAAGGTCGATGAGTTCCCGTACGTCGCGACGACGTACCGGCTGACCGAGCACGAGCATTACGTCACGCAAAACGTGCCGCTGCTCGTGGGTCTGCAGCCGGAAGCTTTCGTCGAGGTGCCCTCGGAACTCGCGAAAGAGAAGAACATCCAGAACGGCGATCGCGTGCGCGTGTGGTCGAAACGCGGAAAGATCGAGACGCTCGCGGTCGTGACCCCGCGGCTTGGCCCGCTCATGATCGCCGGCAAGAAAGTTTATCAGATCGGCATCCCGATCCACTGGGGCTTCGTCGGCATCAAGACGGGAGACCACTGGCTCGCCAACGCGTTGACGCCGTTCGTCGGTGAAGCGACGACGCGCACGCCCGAGTTCAAGGCCTTCCTCGTGAATATCGCGAGGCTCGGATGATACAACAAACCACGCAACTGAGCGATGGCCGGCGGCTGCGCAGTCAGGCGCTGCGCGAACGCTATCCGTTCGCGGCAGAAATGCTGACGCTCTACGAAGCGCTCCTCGACGCTCAGCTGAATTGTGGTATACCGGACTTCACCTCTGGCGCGACGGCTTCCGCGATCGCCGTGTACGCGGCCGAAGAAATGATGCCGCGCGTGGTGGAAGCCACAGCGGCCCATGGGCCTGCGCATCTCGCCGCGGCGGTGAGCGAGCGCTTCGCGCTTGGCGGACTGGTCGACATCACCGCGCGCTGGCTGACGGATGATGAGCTTTCACCGCTGGACCGCTACCTCGCCCGCGCGGCCACGCAACCCGTGCTCGAGGCGTTGGGCGGCGCGGCGTCGATCTGGCCGGAACAACCGGAAGACGAACGGCGCTGTCCTGTCTGCGGAGGTCTTCCGCAATTGGCCTACTTCGAGGTCTCCGGCGAAGCGCTCGTAACCGGACCTCGCCGTCTGCTGTGCGCGCGCTGCTCCAACGTCTGGACGGCGCAGCGCCTCACCTGCATTTCGTGCGGCGAACAGTCGTCTGAGCGTTTGCCCGTCTTCCGCGAAAAGGACAACTTCCCGCACGTCCGCGTCGACGGATGCGAGACGTGCAAGCGCTATGTGCTCACCATCGATCTCTTAAAGGATATCCGAGCCGTCCCCGTCGTTGACGAACTCGCGGCGCTGCCGCTTGACCTCTACGCGCAGGAACGCGGCCTGACCAAAATCATGCCGAACGTTCTGGGGAACTGATCATGGCAAAACAGGTCGGCTTCTTGACCGACGTCAGTCTTTGCATCGGCTGCAAGGCATGCGAGGTCGCATGCAAAGAGTGGAATCAGCTTGCCGGCAACGAGCCTGCCTTCAAGGAAGGGCTCGACAATACCGGAGACCTCGACGCCGAGAATTGGCGCCACGTCAAGTTCATCGAGCAAGAGACGCCGGAGAATCCCAACAAGCCGGTCATGCTGCACATGATGAGCGACGTGTGCAAGCATTGCGCGGATGCGCCGTGCCTCAACGTGTGCCCCACGAACGCGATCGTGCGCACGGAATTCGACACCGTCTACATCAAGCAGGACACGTGCAACGGATGCCGCGACTGCATCTCGGCGTGCCCGTACAGCGTCATCGGCTTCAGCAAGGCGACCGGCACGGTGCACAAGTGCACGTTCTGCTACGACCGCCTGCAAGCGGATTTGAAACCCGCCTGCGCCACGGCGTGCCCGACTCAATCCATCAAGTTCGGCGACTTGGCCGACATGCGCGCCGAAGGGGTGGCGCGAGCCGAGACTCTCAGAGCCCAGGGCCACGAAAAGGCGCAAGTCTACGGCGACAAAGAGTACGGCGGCCTGCACTCCGTGTTCGTGCTGATGGACAAGCCCGAGGTCTACGGCTTGCCGAACGCCGCCAACGCGGTGACGTTGAACAAAGGCAACAAGCCCGGCTACTTTGGGATGCTCGCCACGGCGGTGATCGGAGCGATCGTCGGGCTGGTCGCGCTGCGCAACAACGGCATGCGCAAGGACAAACAAGCCCAATGATGCCCGAGCATTTCGTCCGGCCGCCCGATTGGGGCTGGTGGATCCTGCTCTACTTCTTCTTTGGCGGACTCAGCGGCGGATCGTACACGCTCGGGACGCTGCTGCGGCTGCGCGGATCGGCGCAAGACTCCGGCGTTGCGCGCACGGCGTTTATCGTCAGCTTTGTCACCCTGATCCTGTGCCCCATCTTCCTGACCATTGATCTCGGCAGACCAGATCGCTTCTCGCACATGCTCTTCGGCGACAACGGCATCATGTTCAAAGCGTGGTCGCCGATGTCGGTGGGCGCGTGGGCTCTGCTCATCTTCGGCATCTTCTCGTTCTTCTCGTTCCTCGAATCGCTCGAGCAGGACGGCAAGCTGAAAACTCGCGTCTTCTCCGGATTGCTCGGCGGCGCGTTCGGCAAGCTGTTCATGCTCGTGGGCTCGGCTTTCGGCTTGTATATCGCAGGCTACACCGGCGTATTGCTCAGCGTCAGCAGCCAGCCTGTGTGGAGCGACACCTGGATGCTCGGCGCGCTGTTCATCGCTTCGGCGCTCTCGGGCGCCGCGGCCGCGATCGCGTTAGCGGCGCCCAAGCGCGCGGACGCTGCCGCATCGGAAGACACGGTTCACCGGCTGGCCAGCGCCGACAGCGGCTTCATCGTCTTGGAATTGATCGTGCTGGCGTTGTTCCTCATCACGCTCGGCAGCGTGGCGGCACCGGTGATCGGCGGCGGCTACGGGATCCTGTTCTGGGTCGGGGCGGTGGCGCTCGGCATGCTCGTGCCGCTCATCGCGCACTGGTTCGCGCGCAGCACGTCGCCGGCTTTGATATTCTCACTCGTGCTGCTGGGCAACCTGGCCCTGCGCGCAGTCATCATCTTCGCCCCGCAAAGCTAGCTTTGCAGGCTCGTTTGGGCCTGCAGGACGCGGCTGAGTTGGTCGCGGTCGACCGGCCTGCCGAACAAGTAGCCTTGCATGAGATCGCAACGCTCCTGTTCGAGGAACGTGGCTTGTTCTTCTAGCTCGATGCCCTCGCCGACGACCGCCATGCCGAGGCCGTGCCCCAGTCCGATCACGGCACGCGCGATCATGTTGGATTCCATGCGCGTGCCGATGTCCTTGACGAACGAGCGGTCGAGCTTCAAGTGCGACGCGTTGTACTGCGTCAGATACGCGAGCGAGCTGTAGCCCGTGCCGAAATCGTCGATCGCGACGTTGGCACCCATGGCGCGCAGCTCGTTGACGACTTCGACGGTCTTCTCGGGCTTGCTCATCGCCTCGCTCTCGGTGATCTCAAACGTCAACTTGGAGAGATTGATGCCTGTCGGGTCGACGATGCGCTTGATCCTCTTGGTGAAATCTTTCTGCACGAACTGACGGCCGGAAAGATTGAGGGCCATGCCGAGATCCAAATATCCCTCGCTCTCGAACTCGCGAATCGTCGTGCATACCTGATGCAGCACCCACTCGCCGATTGGCTCGATCAGTCCGGTGTCGACTGCGATGCCGAGGAAGCGGGCCGGCGCCAGCAAGCCATGTCTCGGATGCTGCCAGCGCAAGAGCGCTTCAACGGAGTCGAACTCGCGCGTACCGCTCCGTACGATGGGCTGGAACACCAAACGCAGTTCGTCCCTGTCGAGCGCTTGGCGAAGGTCGTGCTCGATCTCCAGATGTTCTAGGGCCTCGGAGTGCATGGATTGCGCGAAGAAGCGGAATGTGTCGCGGCCAATCTCTTTGGCCTTGTACATCGCCGCGTCGGCATTGCGCAGCATCGTTTCCGCGTCGGTGCCATCGAAGGGGTAGACGCTGACGCCGATGCTGACCGAGAGTTGGAACTTGCGCTCACCCAGTTCAAAAGGCTGACGGCATGTCTCCATAATGCGTTCAACGGCAGGAGTGATGTTGTCGACCGAGCCCGCATCCGAGAGGACCACGATGAATTCGTCCCCACCTGATCGCGCGACGGTGTCTTCTTGGCGCACGCTGCTCACCAAGCGGCCCGCGAGCGTGACGAGCACCTCGTCGCCGGCGCCGTGCCCCATCGTGTCGTTGATGCTCTTGAAATGGTCCACGTCGAGGAAGAGCAGCGCCACGTGGTCACTGCGCCGGGCCGCAAGAGCGATCGCCTTCTCCAAGCTGCGGCGCAGCAAGAGGCGATTGGGCAGATCGGTCAGAGGATCGTGGACCGCGAGGTAGCCCAGCCGCTCTTCGGCTCGCCGCTGGTCGGACATGTCGGTGATGGACACCACCACGCCGTTGAGTTTGCCGGAGTGGTCGTAGACCGGCGCGGCTGCGCCCGACACGATGACGCGCGGACGCGTCGGCGTCTGGATGATGAACTCCTGATGGGGCGTGGCCTTGCCGGTGGAAAGCGCGCGCGTCAGAATGCCCTCGGTCGGCGGCATCGGCTCGCCGGTGATCTTGAAGAATTTCCAGGTCGACGGAAGTCCTTTCACGCCGATGGTGCGCTGCAGATCCACGCCGGCGATCGCGGCGGCCGCGCTGTTGGCTTGCCGAATCGTGCGATCGGCGGTGAAGAACAGCAGCCCTTCGCTTGCGCACTCGAATATACGGCTCAGTTTGTCCTCGCTCAGGTGCAACTCGCGCCTGGCCCTCAGCACTCCGATCGCCATGCTTAATTGGCCCGCGATCGCGCCGGCGAACAACGCTATGTGTTCTGCCGGGATTGCCTTTGCCGGCACGGCCAAGAGCAATCCGACGAGTTGCTCGGCGATCCGCAGGGGCACGACCAACGCCGAGTCCAGCGATGCGGCGCGAAGCACGCTCTGAGCGGGTCCCTTTCCTTTAGCTCGCAGCGCTTTTGCAATTTTCACACGGCTGATGCTCTGCATCAAGCCCGCGTCGTGGACTGATTTGATCAACGCGGCCTTGTTCGCGAAGCCGTACTGGGCCAGGAGCTCGGAGTCGCCCTTCTCGTCGCGACTGAAGAGAGCCGCTTTGACGATGCCGCCCGAGCTGAGGCATTCCTCGAATGACTCGCTTGGTAATGCCGTGACGTCGGGATCCATCAGCCGTGCAGCGCATTGACCAAGCGCCGACAACTCGGCCTCGCGCAGCGACAAACGCTTCAGAAGGTCGGCGTTGAGGCCGGGGGGTCGCTTGCCGCGCTTGACGACTCGTCGAGCGCCGGGCGCTCTCATCCCCGTTTCCTCGGCGCTCTTCGCTCTCCAATACGTTCACCGGCACGACGCTGCCGGATAAGGCCCAGGGCGAGGGCGATGGCTTCGGAGACCAGTTCGATGAAGTGGTCGTAGTACTCGTCCACCGGTTGCATGGGCACCGTCACCAACGCGCCTGCCAGCGAGCCTTCGAGCAGCAACGGCGTCACCGTCATGCGCGCGCAGCCGGCGCCGCGCATCACCGCGGCGTCCGCGCCCTTAGCTCCCTCGGCCTTCAGCGTCGTCGGGCCGCTGCGGCGTGCGAGCTTCGACAGAAGATCCGGGTGGTTGAAGAACGTCGCGAGACCGGCGCGTTTTCCGATCGGACCGAAGCGCGTGGTCAGCTCAAAAGAGTCGCCGCGAGAGAGCGCAAAAATGGCGCCTGATTCGATGCGTGCCGCGGTCATGCAGTCGGCCGCCAGGGCATCGGGAATCGCTTTTGCCTTGGTCGTCGTGACGAGCTTGGCGGCGCCCGCCAAAAACGCGAATCGGATCTCTTGAACGGCAAGGCGGCGTATGAGGCGGGCGTTCAACTCGGCTTGCAACTCGGCTTGGCGCAGCTTCCTCGCCGAAAAATCGCTCAGCTCGATCGGTTTGTCTGGAGCGCGCGCCCTGGATCCAGGCGACGTGATCGCACGAGCGACGGCGTTCACCAATCCTTGAGACTGCGTAGAGCGGACCACGAGCTCGCTTGCCCCTGCCCTCTTTGCGAGGTCTTGGTCCTCCGGGTCACCGATGACGGCGGAGTACAACAGCACGGGGATGTGCGAGAGTTTGGGATCGCGGAGCACGGCCTCGCACAAACCGAGCCCGTCAAGCCCGGGCATGAAGACATCCGAGACGACGGCTTGCGAAGGTTTCTCGCGCAAAGATTTGAGAGCCTCGAGTCCGTTGGCCGCCCCGCGGGTCGCAAACCCGGCGGCCTCGAGGCTGAAGCGCGTGAGCTTCAACTGGAGCGGGTTGTCGTCCACCACGAGGATGGTCTTCGCGCCGGCCACCACCCCGGCGAAGCCAAAGGAATGGGGTAGGTAGGTGCGCACGACCTCGATGAGCCGCGCGATTTCGACGGGCTTGGCCAAGAAGTCGACAAAGCCGACCTGCACGGCCTTCGCGAGGTCGAGCGCCGGCTGCAACCCGGACATCGCCACAACCGGCAGGCGATCGCCGCCAGGAATGGCGCGATAGTCGCGTGCGAGTTGAATAGCGTCCGTGTCCTCGATCATGAGATCTTGGATGATGAGGTCCGGCAGGGATAACCGAGCGAGGGCCAGAGCTGTGGCTCCGCTGGATGCTTCCTTGACCAAAAAGCCTTCCTTCTCGAGCGCGATCCGGCAGAGCTTCCGGACGATAGCGTTCCCCTCGACCAGGAGGATGGTCGACGGCGCTGTTGTCTTCGCTTGCGACGCCACGTTAACTCGCCCCGGGCCCTTCAACGGGGCCCAGCGTCGCGATGACCTCGCGCTGCGTCTCTTCGATGGTCGCGAGCAGTTGCCGGCCGCTCTTCAAGATATCGTCCAAAAACTCGCGTTGCTGATCCGTCAATGGCCCGGCCTTGCCATCGCGCAGCAGCTGGGCGAAACCGATGACGGGACCGAGCGGCGAACGCAAGTCGTGGAACATCTTGTGCAAGGATGCTCGGAGATCGGCCGTGCTATGACTCACGACCCTCACCTTTAGTGTTGGATCGCAGAGCGGCGGGCAAGTACTCGTCGACCTCCGCGACAAAACGCTGCGGAACGATCGGTTTTGAGATGTAGCCGTCGAAGCCGGCGGCGAGCGCATGCTCTCGGTCGCCCACCATGGCGGCCGCGGTCACCGCGATCAAACGCAGTTTCTGCGTCGCAGGATCCGTTTTCACGCGCCGCGCCATTTCATACCCGTCGATGCCGGGCATGCGGACGTCGGTCAGCACGAGGTCGAACGATCCGGCCTTGATCGCAGCGACGCCGGCCAGACCATCCATCACAGAGGTGGTGCTGTGGCCGAACGCCTGGAGCAGATACGTCATAAGATGCAGGTTCGCCTGATTGTCTTCGACGATCAAAATTCTGGCCGGCATCAGCGCTTACCGGTGATCGTCAACACGAACCTCGACCCTTTGCCGAACTCGCTCGTGAAATGTATTTGGCCTCCCAGCAGCAAGGCGAGCTTGAGGCTCAGGTACAGCCCCAAACCGACGCCACCGAAACGGCGCGTGCTGGACGGATCGACCTGCTCGAAAACTTGGAAGAGCCTCGCTTGGTCTTCCTTCTTGATGCCCACACCGGTGTCCGACACCGAAAGATCGACGAGCAGGCTTCCATTCACGCGTCTTTCTGCCAGCGCGAGTCCGACCGAGCCCTTCTGGGTGAATTTGATCGCGTTGTTGGTGAGGTTGATCAGTATCTGACGCACGGCTCGCCGGTCGGTGACGATCGGCGTGATCACTTCCGGCAAGCGTGCCGAGAGTTGCAGGCCCTTCGCTTCGGCTTGCGAGCGCAGCGAACTGGCAACCTCGGCGATCACATCCCGCAGCACGACCGGTTGGAGATCGAGTTCCACCTTGCCGGACTCGATCTTGGCGAGGTCGAGAATGTCGCTGATCAACGAGAGCAAGTGCTGCGCGCTCGAATCGATGGTCCGCAACTGCCGCTCCTGCTCCGCGCTCAATGGGCCGGGTAGCTTCATGAGCAACGTGCCGGTGAAACCGATGATCGCGTTGAGCGGGCTTCGCAATTCGTGGCTCATCGAAGCCAGGAACGTGTCCTTCGCGAGATTCGCGCGCTCGAGTTCCACGTTCTTCTGCTGGAGCGCGTGCTCGACGCGCTTGCGATCCGTGATATCGCGAATAGCGGTTGAGACGATGGTGCCGTCCGCGGTTTCAATCGGGCTCAGGCTGACCTCAACGGGGAACTCGCTGCCGTCCTTGCGCACCCCGTACAGCTCCAAGCCGGTGCCCATCGGCCGAGGGTGGGGATCTCCGAAAAAACCGGTGCGGTGTGCCTGATGCTTATCGTCGAAGCGCTGCGGGACCAGCGTCTCGACTTTTTGCCCGAGCAGCTCGTCGCGCCGATATCCGAAGATCCTCTCCGCTTGCGCGTTGACGAGCACGATGAGACCGCCACGGTCGACCATGAGCATCGCATCAGGAGCAGAGTCGAGCACGGCGACAACGGATTCGTCGAGGACCTGAGCGCGAAGGGGCGTCACGTTGGTACTAGTCCTGCCCGCCAAGAAACGAGTCTCAAAGGCATGTCCGACCTATGCCCACCGGTCGCTACTCTTCATTGTAGCACCGAGCCAAGCGCCGGGCCTGATACCTATGTACCAGGCGTCGCCTACTGCCATTCTCGGCATTTTCAGCCTTTGTTCTTAGCCGCGACCACAGCTCACAGGCCGCCTCGCTTCCAAAAAGGGGTTTCTCAGAATGAAGACGGCCTTAATGGTAGCCTATCAAGAAAGGCGCTCGTGGCCATCGGTGAACTCCGCAATGTTAAGCCGCTCGCCGGCCCACGCCCGCGGGTCAGAAAGCTGTGGGGAACTCCCCGGCGGCTATTTTCGTCGCTATCTCGATCCGCGACTTCAGGCCGGTCTTGCTGAGAATAACCGACACGTGCAGCTCGATGGTGCGCCGGCTGACATGCAGGTCCTTGGCGATGTCGCCATTGGTCTTGCCACGCGCGATGAGGTGGGCGACCGCCGTTTCGCGTGGCGTCAGGAAGTTCTTCGGCGGGGTCTTGCGCCCGGGCCGTAACCCAAGTGATCGCGCGGCCGCCCGCCCCCGGTCGGCGGCTGAATGCGCTTCCATCGCTTCGAACTCGTTGATCGCGGCGACGATCGTCTGCCGGCTGATCAAACCGAGGCCGGCTTCCAGTCGAAGGTAGGCTCTCCAATACGGGTGTTGGCGCGCATCCGCAGCGCCCAAGAGTCGGGCGCAGCCCACAGCAAGATTGCCGTCGAAGCGCTTTTGCCAGGCCTCGGCTTCGGCGAAGAGCGGATCCGCGACGCCCCACCCCCGCGCCTTCACGAGGCGAAGCCGCTCAAGGGCGGCGAGACCTTCTTCGGGCAATCCGAGCCGGTAACTGGTGCGCACGAGCCCGGCGAGCGCCCGGATCTCATGCGCCTCTAGCTCGTCGCCGCCATGTCTTCCCTCCAGCGCTTCTTCGTATGAGGCGTGTGCGGCTTCAAAGTTCTCTTGGATCTCGCTGACGCTTCCGGCGGTGTAGGCGATGGCGCGCCGCCACGTCGGGGGCGGCTCGAGCGATGCGGCCTCGCGCAGACTCGCTTCCGCGCTCTCGTAGTCGCCTAGGAAGGCGTTGAGAAATGCTTGCGCGCACAGCGAACGGCACAGGTACACGACGTTGCCGCGATCCAGCATCTTTGACGCGCTGATGTTCAGTCCCAGCGCTTCGCGAAGGCGCCCGCCATCAGACGAAACGCTGGCGAGGTTGGATTGAAGCAGGGCAGTGATCGCCCGCGGCACTGGTCCGACGACTTGCAGCCCACGGCGGCACCAGCGTTCGTACGCTTCGGTGTCGCCGACCAGATCGCACAGGAAGCAAAGCTTGGTGCACGTCTGCGCCACTTCGTTGTCGAGCCGCAGCGCGGCGGCTTGCTCCACGACCTTTTCCAGGATGGCGATGCCCTCGCGCGGAGTCTTCATACGTCCGACCACCACGCCGAGCCACGCCTGCAAGCGCAGCATTTCTCGAGCCGCAGGAGCCGGGCTGCGCAAGCTTAGGCCCTCTTTCAAAACCGTGCGCGCGCGCTCCAACTCACCGCGACGTTCTCGGGCGGAACCGAGCGCGCACAGCAGCCTGGGGAGTAAGCCGCTATCGGCGGGGCGCGCTTCGGCGATGGCGCTTTCAAGCAGTGCGACCGCGGTCGTGTCGTCTTGTGCGTCAAACCAAATCGTTTCCGCGTGGCGTCCGTGGACGAGCGCCTGCACCTTCGCGGAACGGCCATCGGCTTCGGCGTCGAAAACAGCCATCGCCAGGGCCGCTTCCTCGCGCCGGCCAAGCGCGTAGAGCGCGATCGCCGCGCCGCCCTGGGCCTCCCACTTCTCAGCTTCACCGGGACTCAAGTCTCGCGCGCACACGAAGGCGTTGAGCGCTTCACGAGGTGCGTCGCGGTCAAGGCATTGCCAGCCGATGCGAATGTTGAGCGCGGCGGCTTCCGCAAAGCGGGCGGCGCTCTCGAGGTGCCGGGCGCGCACCCGCTCGTCGTCGGATTGAGCCGCGAGCGCCGAGTGGCGCGCGACGCGCTCCTGTTCGTTCATCATCTCGTAGCGGGCGTCGCGCAAGAGCGTGTGGCGGAAGGCG
It encodes the following:
- the fdhE gene encoding formate dehydrogenase accessory protein FdhE, translated to MIQQTTQLSDGRRLRSQALRERYPFAAEMLTLYEALLDAQLNCGIPDFTSGATASAIAVYAAEEMMPRVVEATAAHGPAHLAAAVSERFALGGLVDITARWLTDDELSPLDRYLARAATQPVLEALGGAASIWPEQPEDERRCPVCGGLPQLAYFEVSGEALVTGPRRLLCARCSNVWTAQRLTCISCGEQSSERLPVFREKDNFPHVRVDGCETCKRYVLTIDLLKDIRAVPVVDELAALPLDLYAQERGLTKIMPNVLGN
- a CDS encoding 4Fe-4S dicluster domain-containing protein, whose product is MAKQVGFLTDVSLCIGCKACEVACKEWNQLAGNEPAFKEGLDNTGDLDAENWRHVKFIEQETPENPNKPVMLHMMSDVCKHCADAPCLNVCPTNAIVRTEFDTVYIKQDTCNGCRDCISACPYSVIGFSKATGTVHKCTFCYDRLQADLKPACATACPTQSIKFGDLADMRAEGVARAETLRAQGHEKAQVYGDKEYGGLHSVFVLMDKPEVYGLPNAANAVTLNKGNKPGYFGMLATAVIGAIVGLVALRNNGMRKDKQAQ
- the nrfD gene encoding NrfD/PsrC family molybdoenzyme membrane anchor subunit, which codes for MMPEHFVRPPDWGWWILLYFFFGGLSGGSYTLGTLLRLRGSAQDSGVARTAFIVSFVTLILCPIFLTIDLGRPDRFSHMLFGDNGIMFKAWSPMSVGAWALLIFGIFSFFSFLESLEQDGKLKTRVFSGLLGGAFGKLFMLVGSAFGLYIAGYTGVLLSVSSQPVWSDTWMLGALFIASALSGAAAAIALAAPKRADAAASEDTVHRLASADSGFIVLELIVLALFLITLGSVAAPVIGGGYGILFWVGAVALGMLVPLIAHWFARSTSPALIFSLVLLGNLALRAVIIFAPQS
- a CDS encoding EAL domain-containing protein — its product is MRAPGARRVVKRGKRPPGLNADLLKRLSLREAELSALGQCAARLMDPDVTALPSESFEECLSSGGIVKAALFSRDEKGDSELLAQYGFANKAALIKSVHDAGLMQSISRVKIAKALRAKGKGPAQSVLRAASLDSALVVPLRIAEQLVGLLLAVPAKAIPAEHIALFAGAIAGQLSMAIGVLRARRELHLSEDKLSRIFECASEGLLFFTADRTIRQANSAAAAIAGVDLQRTIGVKGLPSTWKFFKITGEPMPPTEGILTRALSTGKATPHQEFIIQTPTRPRVIVSGAAAPVYDHSGKLNGVVVSITDMSDQRRAEERLGYLAVHDPLTDLPNRLLLRRSLEKAIALAARRSDHVALLFLDVDHFKSINDTMGHGAGDEVLVTLAGRLVSSVRQEDTVARSGGDEFIVVLSDAGSVDNITPAVERIMETCRQPFELGERKFQLSVSIGVSVYPFDGTDAETMLRNADAAMYKAKEIGRDTFRFFAQSMHSEALEHLEIEHDLRQALDRDELRLVFQPIVRSGTREFDSVEALLRWQHPRHGLLAPARFLGIAVDTGLIEPIGEWVLHQVCTTIREFESEGYLDLGMALNLSGRQFVQKDFTKRIKRIVDPTGINLSKLTFEITESEAMSKPEKTVEVVNELRAMGANVAIDDFGTGYSSLAYLTQYNASHLKLDRSFVKDIGTRMESNMIARAVIGLGHGLGMAVVGEGIELEEQATFLEQERCDLMQGYLFGRPVDRDQLSRVLQAQTSLQS
- a CDS encoding response regulator → MASQAKTTAPSTILLVEGNAIVRKLCRIALEKEGFLVKEASSGATALALARLSLPDLIIQDLMIEDTDAIQLARDYRAIPGGDRLPVVAMSGLQPALDLAKAVQVGFVDFLAKPVEIARLIEVVRTYLPHSFGFAGVVAGAKTILVVDDNPLQLKLTRFSLEAAGFATRGAANGLEALKSLREKPSQAVVSDVFMPGLDGLGLCEAVLRDPKLSHIPVLLYSAVIGDPEDQDLAKRAGASELVVRSTQSQGLVNAVARAITSPGSRARAPDKPIELSDFSARKLRQAELQAELNARLIRRLAVQEIRFAFLAGAAKLVTTTKAKAIPDALAADCMTAARIESGAIFALSRGDSFELTTRFGPIGKRAGLATFFNHPDLLSKLARRSGPTTLKAEGAKGADAAVMRGAGCARMTVTPLLLEGSLAGALVTVPMQPVDEYYDHFIELVSEAIALALGLIRQRRAGERIGERRAPRKRG
- a CDS encoding histidine kinase dimerization/phospho-acceptor domain-containing protein encodes the protein MSHSTADLRASLHKMFHDLRSPLGPVIGFAQLLRDGKAGPLTDQQREFLDDILKSGRQLLATIEETQREVIATLGPVEGPGAS
- a CDS encoding response regulator, whose protein sequence is MPARILIVEDNQANLHLMTYLLQAFGHSTTSVMDGLAGVAAIKAGSFDLVLTDVRMPGIDGYEMARRVKTDPATQKLRLIAVTAAAMVGDREHALAAGFDGYISKPIVPQRFVAEVDEYLPAALRSNTKGEGRES
- a CDS encoding PAS domain S-box protein — translated: MTPLRAQVLDESVVAVLDSAPDAMLMVDRGGLIVLVNAQAERIFGYRRDELLGQKVETLVPQRFDDKHQAHRTGFFGDPHPRPMGTGLELYGVRKDGSEFPVEVSLSPIETADGTIVSTAIRDITDRKRVEHALQQKNVELERANLAKDTFLASMSHELRSPLNAIIGFTGTLLMKLPGPLSAEQERQLRTIDSSAQHLLSLISDILDLAKIESGKVELDLQPVVLRDVIAEVASSLRSQAEAKGLQLSARLPEVITPIVTDRRAVRQILINLTNNAIKFTQKGSVGLALAERRVNGSLLVDLSVSDTGVGIKKEDQARLFQVFEQVDPSSTRRFGGVGLGLYLSLKLALLLGGQIHFTSEFGKGSRFVLTITGKR
- a CDS encoding AAA family ATPase; this translates as MAALEERVPHPCNPQWRSQAPNKLPSKRRNSEIFSFHPHCAKRICDSPELRIGDFAMAAISELRKLKHIRGPQQQAVPLVGRAFLLESLCSNQRNAGILFGEPGIGKSRLLREARARLEAVGADVYHVSCLPSGQGQPLECFIETARLLCRRGRISRAMLRAIVEAGERDRLAYIRDVLEIALQSGPLVVQIDDLHWADAASLEALHFLVDRLQDLPIHWHAASRLGNHDVDKTANDLERAELTTRFDVDGLAPEHLYELASHLAPEARLDEAAASRLHALTGGNPLYAELVLHNRSLEGGDVAPDLRRALAERFQILSEGALNVAGWLAANVEPLPLERLARLAGLSVGTIKAHASTLIEARVVRRSPGGLAFRHTLLRDARYEMMNEQERVARHSALAAQSDDERVRARHLESAARFAEAAALNIRIGWQCLDRDAPREALNAFVCARDLSPGEAEKWEAQGGAAIALYALGRREEAALAMAVFDAEADGRSAKVQALVHGRHAETIWFDAQDDTTAVALLESAIAEARPADSGLLPRLLCALGSARERRGELERARTVLKEGLSLRSPAPAAREMLRLQAWLGVVVGRMKTPREGIAILEKVVEQAAALRLDNEVAQTCTKLCFLCDLVGDTEAYERWCRRGLQVVGPVPRAITALLQSNLASVSSDGGRLREALGLNISASKMLDRGNVVYLCRSLCAQAFLNAFLGDYESAEASLREAASLEPPPTWRRAIAYTAGSVSEIQENFEAAHASYEEALEGRHGGDELEAHEIRALAGLVRTSYRLGLPEEGLAALERLRLVKARGWGVADPLFAEAEAWQKRFDGNLAVGCARLLGAADARQHPYWRAYLRLEAGLGLISRQTIVAAINEFEAMEAHSAADRGRAAARSLGLRPGRKTPPKNFLTPRETAVAHLIARGKTNGDIAKDLHVSRRTIELHVSVILSKTGLKSRIEIATKIAAGEFPTAF